From the genome of Scytonema hofmannii PCC 7110, one region includes:
- a CDS encoding amidohydrolase family protein yields the protein MNLADIPLIDQHAHNILKPEAAAQYPYASAFTESYHPEIINYHARYTFFYRRSLREIAALLNCEAEETAILARRESLGLEELTQIYFHAANLEEIYLDDGLQPETILPLSWHESFISVRRILRLEMLAEQLIPQSPDFTTFLARFNSELDPPPPGVVAFKSIACYRTGLDIQPVAEEVAVAHFHNLKQKFPTQPVRLTDKPLIDFLLQQALLVAAKYCLPVQLHTGYGDPDLDLRLANPLYLRHLLESPQYSRVPIVLLHASYPYMREASYLASVYPQVYLDFGLVVPFLSVSGMREAIRQLLELAPTTKLMYASDAHSIPELYYLGAKWGRQLLGEVLWQAVTDSDISVAEAEQIAVTILRENALLLY from the coding sequence ATGAATTTAGCTGATATTCCTTTAATTGACCAACACGCCCACAACATATTAAAACCAGAAGCAGCTGCCCAATATCCTTATGCATCTGCTTTTACTGAAAGCTATCATCCAGAAATTATCAACTACCATGCCCGCTACACGTTTTTTTATCGGCGTAGTTTGCGCGAGATTGCGGCTTTGTTGAACTGTGAAGCTGAAGAAACAGCAATTTTGGCAAGACGAGAAAGTTTAGGGTTAGAAGAACTCACACAGATTTATTTTCACGCGGCCAATCTAGAGGAGATTTATTTGGATGATGGTTTACAACCAGAAACTATCCTACCTCTGTCGTGGCATGAAAGCTTTATTTCTGTGCGACGAATTCTGAGACTAGAAATGTTAGCAGAACAGCTAATTCCACAATCACCTGATTTTACGACTTTCCTAGCCAGATTCAACAGCGAACTCGATCCGCCACCACCAGGGGTCGTTGCTTTTAAAAGTATTGCCTGTTATCGGACTGGCTTGGATATTCAACCTGTAGCTGAAGAGGTGGCTGTGGCTCATTTTCATAACCTCAAACAAAAATTTCCAACTCAACCAGTGCGACTCACAGATAAACCCCTGATTGATTTTTTGTTGCAACAGGCATTATTGGTAGCGGCAAAATATTGCCTCCCAGTGCAATTACATACTGGCTATGGCGATCCCGACTTGGATTTACGATTGGCTAATCCCTTATATTTGCGTCATTTACTAGAGTCACCACAGTACAGCCGCGTACCCATAGTATTGCTACATGCTTCCTATCCTTATATGCGGGAAGCTAGTTATTTGGCTTCTGTGTATCCTCAAGTTTATTTAGATTTTGGTCTGGTAGTACCCTTTTTAAGCGTATCTGGAATGCGGGAAGCCATCAGACAGTTATTAGAATTAGCTCCCACTACCAAACTCATGTATGCTTCTGATGCTCACTCAATTCCAGAATTGTATTACTTGGGTGCAAAATGGGGCCGTCAACTGTTAGGAGAAGTTCTATGGCAAGCAGTTACAGATTCTGACATTTCTGTTGCTGAAGCTGAGCAGATTGCTGTCACAATTTTACGTGAAAATGCTTTACTTCTTTATTGA